TTTTTACCTGTGGTTCCAATTGTGGAAGGAAACTTAGTTGTGGTAATCACATGTGCAATGAGATTTGTCATCCAGGAAGTTGCGGGGAGTGTGATTTGTTACCAAGGCGTGTTAACACATGCTGCTGTGGGAAAACAAAATTGGATGAGGAACGCAAAAGTTGTTTGGACCCAATACCTACCTGCTCACAAGTTTGTGCCAAATCACTTCCTTGTGGCACACATCATTGTAAAGAGGTGTGTCATGTTGGGGATTGTCCTCCATGCTTGGTTCTTGTGTCCCAGAAGTGCCGTTGTGGTTCAACATCCCGCATCGTGGAATGCTATAAGACAACAGCGGAGAATGAGAAGTTTACTTGTGAAAAGCCTTGTGGAAGAAAAAAGAATTGTGGAAGACATCGGTGTAGTGAACGGTGTTGTCTACTTTCTAATCCCAATAACAATTTAAGTAGTGAATGGGATCCACACTTCTGTTCGATGCCATGTGAAAAGAAGCTAAGATGTGGCCAGCATGCTTGTGAATCACTATGTCACAGTGGCCATTGCCCACCTTGTCTTGAAACCATCTTTACAGATCTGACATGTGCTTGTGGTAGGACTTCAATCCCTCCTCCACTCCCTTGTGGTACGCCACCTCCTTCATGCCAGCTTCCATGTTCAGTTCCTCAGCCTTGTGGCCATATAGCCTTGCACAGTTGCCACTTTGGAGACTGCCCTCCTTGTTCAGTTCCTGTAGCAAAAGAATGTATTGGTGGGCATGTTGTTCTTAGGAACATTCCTTGTGGTTCAAAGGACATTAGATGCAATAAGCTATGTGGGAAGACCAGACAATGTGGCTTACATGCATGTGGGAGAACTTGTCACCCCCCTCCTTGTGATAATCTATCTTGCAGTGTGCAAGGGCTACCAGCGCCTTGTGGGCAAACGTGTGGAGCTCCTAGAAGAGACTGTCGTCATACATGTACAGCTCCGTGTCACCCGTCCACTCCATGCCCAGACGTAAGATGTGAGTTTCCTGTTACAATTACCTGTTCTTGTGGCCGTATAACTGCAAATGTTCCATGTGATGCTGGTGTCAGCAGTAGTAATTATAATGCTGATGCTGTACATGAAGCTTCCATCACTCAAAAATTGCCTATCCCACTACAACCAGTTGATCCAAATGGCAAAAAAGTTCCCCTTGGACAAAGAAAGCTGATGTGCGATGATGAATGTGCTAAGTTAGAGCGCAAGAGGGTTCTTGCTGATGCTTTTGATATTACTACTCCAAATCTTGATTCTCTCCATTTTGGCGACAATTCTGTTGATTTGATTTCTGATTTGTACCGGCGTGATCCTAAATGGGTTATTTCTGTTGAGGAGAGATGCAAATTTTTAGTGCTTGGCAAAAGCAGAAGCACAACTCATGGTTTAAAGGTCCATGTTTTCTGTCCTATGCTGAAGGAGAAAAGAGATGCAGTGAGGGTAATTGCAGATAGATGGAAGCTTGCTGTGAGTGCTGCTGGTTGGGAGCCAAAGCGTTTTATCGTAATTCATGTTACCTCAAAATCAAAAGCCCCAACCCGTGTGCTAGGGGTTAAGGGTACTCCAACTATAAGTGCACCCCTTCCTCCTGCATTTGATCACATGGTAGACATGGACCCTAGGCTTGTTGTTTCATTCCCTGACTTACCAAGGGAGGCTGATATTAGTGCTTTGGTGTTGAGATTTGGTGGCGAGTGTGAGCTTGTTTGGCTGAATGACAAAAATGCCTTGGCTGTTTTTCATGACCCTGCTCGAGCTGCAACGGCAATGAGGAGGTTAGATCATGGTACATTTTATCAGGGAGCTGTTTCGGTTGTGCCCAATGTTGGGGCAACTACCACATCTTCAACTACAGGTGCCTGGGGAGCGGGGACAACGAAAGAAGGAGCACTATCTGTGTTGAAAGGTAATGCATGGAAGAAAGCTGTGGTCCAAGAGTCCAGTTGGAGAGAAGATTCTTGGGGCGATGAAGAATGGACTACTGGATCTGCTAATGTCCAGCAATCTGCTTGGAAAAAAGAAGCACCAATAGCTGCTTCTTTTAACCGTTGGAATTTATTAGACCATGAGTCAGGTCAAAGTTCATCTTCTACAAATGTGAAAAAAGCAGAAGCTTCTGGGAAAAACACTGAAAGCAGTGCTGTCTTGAGGTTGGAGTCTCATGCAGCTGGTTCAAATGAACAAGGGAAACTTGGTGGGAACTTGGATGCAACTGAAGCTTCTGAAGTAGTAGATGATTGGGAGAAGGCTTATGAATGAGATGAATAAAAAGTATGGATAGGaagcaaaaaaaattttattctgtagaatcttttttttttcttaaaaaaaattattccaaAAGTAGACATTGATTACACGGTCTCTCTGCCTTGtgttttttaatcaatttttggCAGAGAGGAGCCATATTCCATTTAGGTCAATTCTCTTTAGTTCAAAGTGAATGTAACCCCATACCCAGATGAGGTATGAGGATGTAGACAATAGACTATTTCATTTTGTCAAGGCAACGCTCTTACGGAAGTGCATTGAGAATAAGTCTTCATCTTATTTTGGTTGAATTATCGAAAATATATCAAGTTTTGATATGAAAACGGAAAACCATTATTAATATCATTCTCAATTACTAATTTGTTTGTTTAAGCTGGAAGACTTATTATGACCAATTTATGGTTTATTTGTCTGCTTAAAGAAAGATAGATGATTGTATGAAATGTAGCAGCTACATAACAAAAAACCAGTTTGCCATTTCTCCAAATCATTTGCTGATGGAAAAATCTGCaattgtgatttcaggtaattaaAGTGTTCCCTTTAACTGGTAGGGTTAAGACCAAGGTAAGAAAGATTTAGCATATTTAGCTCTCGTGCTGTAATTGGTAATTAGTTGCTCCAATTGATGTGTTTGAGAGTGGTTGGAATCTATGTTACAAGGAACACGTTCATACCTTTGGTAATGTTCaatatgattttattttctctttgatGCTAGCTAGGCACGGATAAAACAAATATTTTGGGGTTCATGTTCATGATCCGTTCAACAAGTGGCTATGGAGTTTTCTTGATATGTGATTTTTGTTTATGATGTTTGATAATTCCTGAAATTTATTGGACCATTGAGGGGACCATGTAAATCCATTCGAGTTGAATTGCGTTGAGCTGGGCAAGACCGAATTAAAGAACAAATCTGATAGCTAGGtagctttattttattttattttttttttcatttttatgagGTTTTTCTTGTGCTGAGACAAATTATTATGCAATATGAGCCAATTGTAGCATCATATGTAATGAAATACATAATGGTCAACGATCACTGCTATATATGGCTCCAGAATCTATGGAAATTAGTTTCTTtaggaggaaggaaaaaatgGATGTTTATTTTATGTATCTTGTACTTTCCAAATGTGATGGGTCAGATTTGATTGTTAGAAGTATAGTTGAATTCTTGTGATAATAGTTTATCTCTTGTCTCTCTAAATTTGTTATGCTGTTCTGTTATTGGCATGTTTTCAAGACTCCAAGCTTCAGGTGAGCTTTTCTAACATTGAAGTTTGTTTTTTGAAgtgtaaaattttattaatatctCACCACCTATTTGATCGCTTTTGTGGAGCTTATGGGGTGCTTGGCTTAGGAAGCTAGGAACAACTTGGGTGTTTTGGTGCTTCCAAAAGGTACGAAGGATATCTTAATTTATCTTGGTTAAGGGTATAAAGAAGGAAAGAGATAGGAGTAGATGGATAATAGCTTTTCAACCTTGTGTTCTATTTGGATAGCTGTTGAAACCTTTGAGAAGAGTTTCaggttttatgatttttcaactGGTATTATACAATGCATGTGTTTTGTGATTTGTGTTCtgttaaaattttattgtaGTGACTTTTGGTAAATGACTTCATATGTGCTCTATATACTGTAATTTTGAAGATAGATCATGTGCATGTATTCCTCTTTAACAAATGTGAAACTGAGACAACATACATGAAATACAAATGTGGAGGTAACATTAATCTGTTTATTACTATTATTGTTAAGATGAGATTTTAAGTACTGGAGCTGTGACACAGCTGGagaaattttattattcattattattaCAAGATGTGCAGTGAAGCCAAGTATTCCATGAACTagataattaaactaaatattTTGGAACAAACGACCATTCTAATTCTGAAAAGTTCTTGATGTTTTCATCCTTCATCTGCATTTGCTAATACTTGAAGTTGATGATCAGTTTGaaagttaaatttaataataataaaaaactaaCTGAACATACTTGTAATGATTGccttctttaattttaaagcCCTATATATGCCCAAAATTATCTTCTATGTTTAATATGTGACCTTTTTCCAGCACATCTTCATCTATACTTTACAGATTGGATCTTCACTTCAAATATGATTTCATATGACCAATGAATTAGTTTGAAGGTAAAATGTCTAGGTGTAAAGTTAGGAGTTAGCAAtgattttctatgcttttttaAACTCCCTTGCTTCATATCCTTTTCTTTCATGTTCACTATGATTAATTGTAggttgattttgaatttttgatctAATGCTTTGAGTTGTCTGAATTTCTGATATTCTTCAAAGCAGTATCTTTTGCTCCATGTATTTAGTGAGGCCAATATCTTTTGTTATGGGCATTTTGTTTGACTTTCTATTACACTAGAATAGTCTTATTTGAAATATTCATAGAAATTGCAACTTCAAAGCCTTGGTATGACGTTGAACCTCTatgattttaggatttttcaGAGCTATGGGTTATGTTTGTATGACCCTTTGCGCCCCTTTGTTTTTTTGTGGTTCTTAGTGTGATCTTTTCCCGGTTTCATTTCTTCGAAGGCCTAAATGGTTGCCTCGTGTTTTCAGTTTTTCACTCTCAGCTGTCTGATGTTGTATAGAGTCTGATCAGAGTCTTTGCCTCGAGCTCGCTTTTCTTCCTAGTTCCTATCAATGATGTTTGTCTCCGGCTTTGTTCTCTTGTCTTCTCGCTATCACTCTTGCGCTTTTCTTATGGCCCTGTTTCTTAATCCTAATcctctgcttgcttttttttttgtttatgggGTGGTGTTGTTTTGCCTTACCATTTGTTTCTTACTTTTATCAAGCTGGTGATGACTATTGAGGCGACAACTCATTGTGGTACGTGAATTAGATTCTTAAACTTCAAAGTTTGAATGTTCTTCATATTGATTCTTAAACCTTTACGTATTTATAATACAACTTTTAGCTGATATTTTTCTCTTGGAGGAACCCTGCTATTAAAAGTTTAGATTTATTTCATGTATGTCACTGTATTTATCACTTTTAAGTTTTTCTGTTTTATTAAGACTTGCATTGGCTTTGTTATGGTCAATGATTGGCATAATTTGAGTGAACTGTTGAACTTGTAAAAAGCCTTTTGATTTTAAGGTGGAATGATGTCTGATTATTTGTTCTGTAAGATCTTATGATGATGAGATACAATTCAGCATGAATTAAACGTTAGAAGAGAAGGATTTTGATATGAAACTATTGGTGCGTTTCTCTTGGtatgataattaaaatattggtCCATAAAAAGACATAATACTATGGTTTTTCACAAgcttatatttattaaatgGTTGATCACATTTTGTTTTCATATCTTATGTTTAAGTTTATTCATCACCATAACGTTTATCTTGGTGATAAGCGTTTGATCTAATTCATTA
The genomic region above belongs to Arachis stenosperma cultivar V10309 chromosome 5, arast.V10309.gnm1.PFL2, whole genome shotgun sequence and contains:
- the LOC130979513 gene encoding NF-X1-type zinc finger protein NFXL1 — encoded protein: MSVQAQRDRRSRSRVPPQGGPRQEWVPRGSSTTTAVQPSNLQSDQTADSAGSSSNGAVPVAAATAPVSTAPPAGVRHNRSNHGAVNQRREVEKGRSSGNQAGKGLKMRDSSLPQLVQEIQEKLMKGTVECMICYEMVRRSALVWSCSSCYSIFHLNCIKKWARAPTSIDLSAEKNQGFNWRCPGCQSVQLTSSKEIRYVCFCGKRVDPPSDLYLTPHSCGEPCGKPLEKEVFSNGGSKEDRCPHVCVLQCHPGPCPPCKAFAPPRLCPCGKKTITTRCFDRQSVLTCGQRCEKLLECGRHRCERICHVGACDPCQVLINASCFCSKKVEVLPCGDMTMKGEFTSEAGVFTCGSNCGRKLSCGNHMCNEICHPGSCGECDLLPRRVNTCCCGKTKLDEERKSCLDPIPTCSQVCAKSLPCGTHHCKEVCHVGDCPPCLVLVSQKCRCGSTSRIVECYKTTAENEKFTCEKPCGRKKNCGRHRCSERCCLLSNPNNNLSSEWDPHFCSMPCEKKLRCGQHACESLCHSGHCPPCLETIFTDLTCACGRTSIPPPLPCGTPPPSCQLPCSVPQPCGHIALHSCHFGDCPPCSVPVAKECIGGHVVLRNIPCGSKDIRCNKLCGKTRQCGLHACGRTCHPPPCDNLSCSVQGLPAPCGQTCGAPRRDCRHTCTAPCHPSTPCPDVRCEFPVTITCSCGRITANVPCDAGVSSSNYNADAVHEASITQKLPIPLQPVDPNGKKVPLGQRKLMCDDECAKLERKRVLADAFDITTPNLDSLHFGDNSVDLISDLYRRDPKWVISVEERCKFLVLGKSRSTTHGLKVHVFCPMLKEKRDAVRVIADRWKLAVSAAGWEPKRFIVIHVTSKSKAPTRVLGVKGTPTISAPLPPAFDHMVDMDPRLVVSFPDLPREADISALVLRFGGECELVWLNDKNALAVFHDPARAATAMRRLDHGTFYQGAVSVVPNVGATTTSSTTGAWGAGTTKEGALSVLKGNAWKKAVVQESSWREDSWGDEEWTTGSANVQQSAWKKEAPIAASFNRWNLLDHESGQSSSSTNVKKAEASGKNTESSAVLRLESHAAGSNEQGKLGGNLDATEASEVVDDWEKAYE